The genome window GAAGATATAGAATCAATATTAAAAAATCAAATAGCGTTTAATATAAATCAAGCTGTAAAGTTTACTTTTAAAAGTAATTTCATTCTTGGTTGGTACATTAAAAAGAATAAAGATATTAATTTTAATAAATTTATTAAATTAAAAAATACCAAGATAAATAATCTCAATTATGTTGGATATTATAAAAATAGTAAAAATGAAATTTTCCATTTGTTTAGTAAGAAAGATAAAGAAAATAAGATATTTCTATTTAGATACGATGAAAAAAGATCTATCTTTGAGAAAATTATCCTTCCAGTAATTAATTTTGAAAAACAAAATATTATTTCTTTATCAGTTTTAAATAATATTCCTATTATTATGTCAAGTAGTAGATTTCTGTATCACTTTAATCAGCAAGGGGAGCTTGTGCTAAGTGGGATAAATTTTTCTTTTCCCAGCGACAAAACTGACAATCTTGAATTTAAAATAAAATCAATATTAAAAAGTCATATCAAACATGAACCTGTTATTACTTTAGTTGATTCCATTGGGAATTTAGCATGGTATCATTTTTCAAATGATTTATTTCTTTTATTTGATAGTAATAAAAAATATTTGGGGAATAATAAAAATGGAGTATATTTTTTTAAAGAAGTTGGGAGCAATAAAATTTATGTAAAAAATTTAAAATCAGGAAATTTAAAGAATTATAAACTTGAGCAATTCGGAGAAAGAATATCTTTTAAGTCAAATTCAAGTGAAGAAGATTTTATTCTTGCTAAAAATCTTAAAGATACTATCTATTTTTCCACTCCTATAAATTTTTCAAAAGAGAGTGTTTCTTTAGGTGATAAGGAACTCCAGGAATTAAATTACTTTAAACCTTTATATAAAGAAAGGTCACTTGTTGAAAGTAATTTAGCTGCAAGTTATTATTCAGGTATTTTAAGACAAAATTCAAAATTAACTTCCCAAGTAAAATTAGATGAAAAATATCCTAAAGAATCTTTTCCTAGAAGAAGTATTATGTTTGTAAATGAAGGTTGGTATAATTCAGCTATTGAAATTGAAATTCAAGACATAAAAGGTAAAAAATCATTATTCCATAGTTGGTGGGGGTCACGAAGTAAATTTACAATAACACCACAAATACCTATAAATACAAGTGATATCAAAATCTCAATTCAATCATATCTTTTTGGTTGGGATGATCCTTTTTTTGTCGGTTACTATAAACTTTCAGATTTACCTTTGTGTTTAAACACAAGTGGAACTATTTTTAACCAAAAAGCTTCTGTAAATAGTTGCAATCATTAAATATGAATTTTATTTACTACATTCGTTTTTTATTAATAAATATGTATTATTTGTTTTAGTTATAGAATTTTTCAATAAGATTTCGCTGAAAGTTTTATCATCTACTATATCTAAATTTAATTCATTCTTTATATTTTCAGTATATTTAGAGGATATAAATTGGATAAGGTTACTTAAAGAAGTAATTTGAGTAATTGATCCATTTTGTTGAATTTCTAAATAACAAGCTTTTGATTCATAAGGTTTTTTTATACTAAAAAACGAGTGTTGTTCAAAGTAACAATTTTCAGTAATTTTAGCTGTTTCACTTATTTCATCAAATCCATATACATTTTGGTTTAAAAATAAAGGAAAAAATATCACATATATTTTGGGAAAAATTTTTTTCATAAGATATCTCAAAAAAAGAGAAAATAATTGCTTTATCAATTTTCAGGAAACAATTCAGATGCTTTATAGGAACTTCTAACTAAGGGACCTGCCGCAACAGCTTTGAATCCCATTTTTTTCGCTAGGGTAGACCAAAAATTAAATTCATCAGGATGAACAAAGCGTTTAACAGTTAAGTGCTTTGGTGTAGGTTGTAAATATTGTCCAATAGTGATGATTTCAACACCAATTTGTCTAAGATCAAACAAAGCTTCTTCAACTTCAGGAAAAGTTTCTCCCAGTCCTAGCATGATAGCGCTTTTTGTAAACATTCCTTTTGGGCCTATTTTTAGAGCCATTTCTAAAACATTAAGACTCTGTTGATATTTTGCGCGAGCATCACGGACTCTAGGACTTAATCTTCGTACTGTTTCAATATTGTGAGCAAAAACATCTAACCCACGCCCAGCATGCACTACTTTACTTATGCTTTCTTCCTTACCATTAAAGTCCCCAGCGAGTATTTCAACTTTTGTCCTTGGGTTTTGTTTTTGAATTTCTTCAATTGTTTTTTTTATATGGTTTGCACCGCCATCAGGTAAGTCGTCCCTGTCAACCATGGTAATTACTGCATAATTTAAATTCATAGTTTTAATGCTATCAGCAACTTTAAAAGGCTCTTCGGAATCTAGCAGTCCCTCAGGATTTCCTGTTTTTATATGGCAAAAACGGCAACCTCTGGTACAAACGTCTCCCATTATCATGAAAGTAGCGGTTCCTGTATTCCAACAAGAAGATATATTTGGACAACGCGCTTCTTCGCAAACTGTATAAAGTTTTTTTTCGCGTAAACTATTTTTAATAGTATATAGTGTTTCACCACCAGTCAGCCCTACTTTTAGCCATGATGGTTTTAATGGTCTACCCGTTTTAGGATGGTATACGGGCTCTACTGCAAGAGAGGCAAGTTTGGCAAAAACTTCTTCCCTATTTTCAATCAGAGAAGAGTAATTTTGATTGAGATTTTGGATAGTTAAATTTTCGACTTGCATGTTTGTCCTCCCATAATCACTTTTCAACGAGTTGTTCGTGGAGATCACAAATAATTCCCTAACAGTGCTTTAGAAAATATGCAAATTATAAGAGGTAAACTCGAGCATGTCACGAATTTCTAGTCTTGAAGTGCAACTCAGCAATGTTAAAACTTTATTACGCACAATGTGTGATGCGGTGAATGCTGGTATTCACACATTGATGCAGCATTTTGAACATCCTAATCCCAACAAACTTATTAAAATTGTTGTGTTAGATTCTGAGATTGACAATCTAGAGAGAGCTATTGATACCCTAATATTGCAAATTCTCGCAACACAACAACCATTGGGATATGAATTACGCTTGGCTTATGCATGCGCAAAAATTGCCCACCATGTCGAACGAATAGGTGATGCGGTTGAAAGTCTTGCGCGTCAATTAGTAAATGGAGATATTCCAGATGAAAAGGAAATTTTTCTGGAAATGCTTAGTAATGCAAAAGATCTCTTTCAGAGATCCTATTCTGCAATGTTTGAAGGAGATTTAACTTTAATACATGAAATTCATGTTTTAGATGACAAGGTTGATTTCAAACAACGAGAACTTTATAGAATTGCAAAAACAATTTTAAAGAAAAATACAAAAGATAATATAGATAAAGCTTTAAGAATTATCAGTATGAGTTCAAAAATAGAAAAAATTGCAGATCTTTGTTGTAACTGGGCAGAACAAATAGATTTAGCTGAAAATGGTGTGATGCGTAGAAAAATTCATAAACAAAAATATAGACTTATTTTTATGGACAATGTGGGTGGATTACAAGCTAGTATTGCTGCTTCTATTCTTTATCAAAACGTGAAAGAAATTGTTGATTTGTCTGTTGTAGCGAGTCAACCTATGAAAAATAATAATATTTTAAATTTTTCAAATGTTTTAGCTGAATTTGAAATTACGCCTCAGATTTTTCCGATTGCGCGCATTACCTCAATGAATTGGAATAAAGCTTTAATGTTGATAATATTGGGAAATTTTGAATTACCGAAAGAGGAGCTAGAAATTGTTCCCTTCAAAACGGTGCAAATTATTTGGCCAGAGATAAATTTTTTTCCTGATGATTTAGAAAATGATGGAAAAAAATTTAAAGAATTTGTTACTCTACTGCAAGAAAGAACAAATCAATTAGTGCAAATAATAGCTAGGACACAAACACAAAACGAATAATAGATAAAATGACATAAGGAATTTTTTTTCTAAAAAAATATCTAATAAATACAGTTATTAAGTATTTGACACGTCAAAATTGCTCTTTCTGACAAATTTCAGACTGCTATCAGTAAACATTAATCATATAAGCTACAAGAAATGGCACTAATTTACCAACAATTTAATTAGGGGAAATTTTTTTTGAAGAGACAATTTTTCACAAATTCAATTACTGCAGTTCTTTCAATAGCTGTAAGTCTTTGCCATAATGCAATTTCTTATGCACAAAATAGTAAATTGAAAAAGGAAAGTGAAAAAAAAGTAACTAATGTTGGAGAAGATAGCTATAGATTAGTGTTTGAGTTAAATGATCCAAGAAGATATGCAACGCGATATGATAAATTAACAAGAACCTTACAAATTAAAATAATTCCAGCAAGAGCGAATGAATTTAATTCTACGGCTTTTTACGACACTCGATTTGTAAAAAGAATATTAATTAAAGAAGAAAAATCTGAAGTAATAATTAGTATTCAATTAAAAAATATGCCAATAGGTTGGGTGATTGCAACACAAAATAAACCTTGGAGAATTTTAATTGATTTTTGGCGAACTGAACTCGAAGAAAAAGACTTAGAAGCTGATTGGAATTGGCAACCAGACTTTATAGAAGGATTAAGTAAAGAAATAGCTCAAGAATTAATGCTTCCTAAAGTTGAAAATAAAGAAACAATTAACAGTAAACCATCTATATCAAGCACAGTGGCTGTTTCAGCTGAAGAAAAAAAAGATTTAAAAATTGAAAAAAACAGTAGTGAAAATCCACCTATACCAAATTTACCAATGAAGAATAAATATGGATTTCCTGAGATTTATGGCAGATTAGAGAAATTTATTCCAATGACTGCTACAAAATCAGGTCAATTGCAAATGCAAATGGGGGCTGCTTTTGGCACTAGAGATGAAATTGATATTGGAAAAAAACTAGCAGAAGAATTTTATAAAAGTGGTAATGAAGAACAATCTTTATCTATATTTAGAAGATTAGCGGCGCTTTCTGAAAAAAGTATAAAATCAGATGCTCGATTACTATGGTATGCAGGTGAATCTGCTTATTTAACTAAAAATTTTAGCATCGCAAATGATTATCTAAGATCAATAATATTAAATTATCCTGGGAGTTATTATTCAAGCTTGGCAAAATTACGAATTATAGATATTGATGAGTTAACAAACTCTAAGGAAAAAGGATTTGGAGTTACCCGTTATCAAAATGCTCAAATCTATTCAGAAATGGCTATTACGGAAAACTCTCCCTCCATTGTTAAGTATGCTGCTACTTTAAGAGTTTTAAATGGAGTTGTAGATAAAAATCCTTCAGCGGCAAAAACATACCAGCAAAATCTCGACGCATGTGTAACAGATAACAGTGTTCCATTTGATTTGATGAAAAATTGTGCATATGATCGAACTAGAGCTTTAATTGAAATAGAGCCTATCAATTCTTCTGATGCGGCAGTACAACAATTTAAAAAATTGTCTGCTGGCGATAAAAGAAGTGTTGAGTTAGAGAAAATTGTATTTAATAGAGTAAAAGAACTTTTAAAGAAAACAGCTCAAACGAAACAATGGGAAGACTGGATAGCTTTTGAAAGAAAGGCAAGGCCTTCCTTACTAGAATTCACTTTTGCCGATGGCGAAGCTCTTTTTACAAGAGCAGAAGCATTTGAAGCTGTAGGTGAAAATCTAAAGTCAGCGCAACTTTATACAGCGTTTTGGCAAGCATCTAATGATCAAAAAAAGAAAAATGAAGCGGCAGCTATTGCAGCTCGCCTTTTGTATCGAAGTAATAAACCCGTAGAAGCAGATGATTTATTACGGCGAATAGAGCTTGATACAAAAAGAAAAACTGAAGGTCTAACAGATCGTTCAGTAACTGCGCTCAGAGAATTATCTGTTGCGCCATACCGTAACAAAATAGCGTTACGTTTACTTTTAGATGAGATGAAACTTGGTCGTTACGTTGAACGAGATCTCCCCACTCTGTCCGAATGGGCCCAAAGACTTCGCGGAACAGCGGATGCTGAACCTTTGTATGCAAAGATATTAGCTTACCCTGCAAAGTCTATGGATGAAACTCAGACAGTTGAAACGTCAATCATGCAATATGCAGAAGATTTACGAGAGGCAGGAAGATTCGCCAACGCAGGAGATATGTTCCTTGCAGTCGCAAATTTAGCACAGGGAACACATCGAGCGGAAGCTGCATATAAAGCAGGAGTTGTATATGCACGAGTTGGGCTTTTTGAAAAAGCTAAAACAGCATGGTTACTTGCTGCCAACGATACTAATGACAAGCGTTTCTCTTCGTTAGCAAGCGAAAGACTAGATCGCTTGAGTAAGTAAACAGTTAAGTATCTTGTGGAGGTTTGTTTATGAGTGAAGTGCGTCCTGTGGGATTGTTTGACTTAGATTCCCCAAATTACGGAACACATCAAGGTAACAATGCTTTAGAAGGGCGTAGTATTCATCCAAATACAGTTCCTTCAGAAGCAGATAATAGAATTTCTGAAGAAGAAATGCTTCGCCACTATCCAACGAGAGATGAAAAGGTATTTAAATTGCTCGAGGTTGCAAGAACGATTGCTCCTACCAAAGTTCCTATTTTAATTACTGGTGAAAGTGGAACAGGAAAAGAAACTTTTGCTAAAGCAATTCATATAGCTGGTGGAAGAGAAAGAGGTCGTTTTATTGTTGCAAATAGCTCAAACATTCCTGCAAATTTCTTTGAAATGGAACTTTTCACAACCCAAAGAAATCCGCATGACTATAATCAAGGCGCTATTAATAGGCCAATTGAAACTTGTTCTCTTATGTTGGATGAAGTAACAGAATTAGACTCAGCTATGCAACTAAAACTTCTTCGGATTTTAAAAGAACAAGATATAAATAAAGGAGCAATTAGAAGAGGAACTGCTGCAGATGCAAGAATTATTGCTTGCAGTCATAAAAATATTCAAGATGAAGTAAATGCTCAAAGATTTAGAAATGATTTGTTTTTTAAACTACATGTAATTCATTTAGAAATTCCATCATTAAGACAAAGATTAGTAGATATAGATTTTTATTCTGAAATATTCTTAAGGGAATTTAACATTCAATTTTCTAAAAATGTTCAATTATCACCAACGGCTAAACAAGCATTAAGAACTTACACCTGGCCAGGAAATACAAGAGAACTAAGAAATGTTATTCAACGCTCAGTTTTATTATCTACAAGAGATTATATTGGAGTTGAAGAACTGCATTTAATGCGCGCAAATAGCCGTACAGAAGTAGCAATGGGGGAGCCATTACCACAAGTTACTTTAATGGAGCTTGAACAAAGACTTATTTTACAAACTTTAAGAAGAATGAATGGAAATAGAACACATACAGCAAAAGCGCTTGGTATTTCTTTAAGAGCATTGCGTTATAAACTTAATGAATTAGTTGAATGTGGGTATGAAGTAGAGGGGAAAAATGTATGAGTACCGTAATTGGGAACCAAATATTTGGTAAACCCGATGCTGTTCTTGAAGAAAGTTTAAACCAAAGATTAAAAAGACAAACGGTAAGTGTTGCTAATATTACAAATTCTCTTACTCCAGGTTATAGAGCGCTTGGGTTT of Pigmentibacter sp. JX0631 contains these proteins:
- the lipA gene encoding lipoyl synthase yields the protein MQVENLTIQNLNQNYSSLIENREEVFAKLASLAVEPVYHPKTGRPLKPSWLKVGLTGGETLYTIKNSLREKKLYTVCEEARCPNISSCWNTGTATFMIMGDVCTRGCRFCHIKTGNPEGLLDSEEPFKVADSIKTMNLNYAVITMVDRDDLPDGGANHIKKTIEEIQKQNPRTKVEILAGDFNGKEESISKVVHAGRGLDVFAHNIETVRRLSPRVRDARAKYQQSLNVLEMALKIGPKGMFTKSAIMLGLGETFPEVEEALFDLRQIGVEIITIGQYLQPTPKHLTVKRFVHPDEFNFWSTLAKKMGFKAVAAGPLVRSSYKASELFPEN
- a CDS encoding sigma 54-interacting transcriptional regulator, whose protein sequence is MSEVRPVGLFDLDSPNYGTHQGNNALEGRSIHPNTVPSEADNRISEEEMLRHYPTRDEKVFKLLEVARTIAPTKVPILITGESGTGKETFAKAIHIAGGRERGRFIVANSSNIPANFFEMELFTTQRNPHDYNQGAINRPIETCSLMLDEVTELDSAMQLKLLRILKEQDINKGAIRRGTAADARIIACSHKNIQDEVNAQRFRNDLFFKLHVIHLEIPSLRQRLVDIDFYSEIFLREFNIQFSKNVQLSPTAKQALRTYTWPGNTRELRNVIQRSVLLSTRDYIGVEELHLMRANSRTEVAMGEPLPQVTLMELEQRLILQTLRRMNGNRTHTAKALGISLRALRYKLNELVECGYEVEGKNV
- a CDS encoding phosphate uptake regulator PhoU, yielding MSRISSLEVQLSNVKTLLRTMCDAVNAGIHTLMQHFEHPNPNKLIKIVVLDSEIDNLERAIDTLILQILATQQPLGYELRLAYACAKIAHHVERIGDAVESLARQLVNGDIPDEKEIFLEMLSNAKDLFQRSYSAMFEGDLTLIHEIHVLDDKVDFKQRELYRIAKTILKKNTKDNIDKALRIISMSSKIEKIADLCCNWAEQIDLAENGVMRRKIHKQKYRLIFMDNVGGLQASIAASILYQNVKEIVDLSVVASQPMKNNNILNFSNVLAEFEITPQIFPIARITSMNWNKALMLIILGNFELPKEELEIVPFKTVQIIWPEINFFPDDLENDGKKFKEFVTLLQERTNQLVQIIARTQTQNE